In a genomic window of Sulfuricaulis sp.:
- a CDS encoding tetratricopeptide repeat protein — MSLINKMLQDLESRKNPQAEAAQKKSVYEDLKPLSRVPSSRASPRRLVMLLAAIAVVGVGAYGWTQWGDSLVTRLFPDQMATKSPSVVARKAPPPMPVSVPAPAPAPVATVTQVTEVKTAPAAPVVATTKAAETTVKVAQAQVAPPAAVEQKKPEAAPAAAAPKKVAMAKTKVAAVESGFWTVSRGETLYGISVKTGVDLWNLSNWNKLGREHVIRRGQRLRLTPPATASTKAEKASPADKQKTAVASMGTADAQKSEPEKRPTVVPAVREIHAGDAVMDKKVKPFSSDEKAESEYRRAVDLLQKGRMADAEKQLKSTLSANGAHTPARELLAGVMLQQGHWREAQQILEEGVDKVPAYYPFAQLLARVYVEHGADQKALTVMEASRRAAADNPDYIAFQATLYQRVGKHAEAVKAYTEAVTLNPQEGRWWLGMGISLEAAQDWDSAEKAYQRAIDSGVLDNNLLKYARQRLTIVKNK; from the coding sequence GTGAGCCTGATCAACAAGATGCTCCAGGACCTGGAGTCGCGCAAGAATCCCCAGGCCGAAGCAGCCCAGAAGAAATCCGTTTACGAAGACCTCAAGCCCCTGAGCCGGGTTCCGTCGTCGCGCGCCTCTCCACGCCGATTGGTAATGTTGTTGGCAGCGATTGCGGTCGTCGGCGTCGGCGCTTATGGTTGGACGCAGTGGGGCGACAGTCTCGTTACAAGGCTGTTTCCTGACCAGATGGCAACCAAGTCACCATCGGTGGTGGCGCGCAAAGCACCGCCGCCCATGCCAGTGTCCGTGCCCGCTCCTGCTCCGGCACCAGTCGCCACCGTTACTCAGGTGACCGAAGTAAAAACCGCGCCAGCAGCGCCGGTAGTGGCAACAACCAAAGCGGCTGAAACCACTGTGAAAGTGGCGCAGGCTCAAGTGGCGCCACCCGCCGCTGTGGAGCAGAAAAAACCTGAAGCAGCACCTGCCGCGGCGGCGCCCAAGAAAGTGGCGATGGCAAAAACCAAAGTCGCTGCCGTGGAATCCGGTTTCTGGACTGTGTCTCGCGGCGAGACGCTCTATGGCATTTCTGTCAAAACGGGTGTTGATCTATGGAATCTGTCCAACTGGAACAAGCTGGGCCGCGAGCATGTGATACGTCGCGGTCAGCGCTTGCGTCTGACGCCGCCGGCAACGGCCTCGACAAAAGCTGAGAAGGCCAGTCCGGCTGACAAGCAAAAAACAGCAGTCGCCTCCATGGGGACGGCCGACGCGCAGAAATCTGAACCGGAGAAGAGGCCGACCGTGGTGCCCGCCGTCAGGGAGATTCATGCCGGTGATGCGGTCATGGACAAGAAAGTCAAACCGTTCAGTTCGGATGAAAAAGCAGAAAGTGAATATCGCCGGGCGGTTGATTTGTTGCAGAAAGGGCGCATGGCCGATGCCGAGAAACAACTGAAGTCAACATTAAGTGCCAATGGAGCACACACACCGGCGCGTGAATTGCTTGCCGGTGTGATGTTGCAACAAGGGCACTGGCGCGAGGCGCAGCAGATTCTGGAAGAGGGCGTCGACAAGGTACCGGCCTATTATCCGTTCGCACAATTGCTTGCGCGGGTTTATGTCGAGCACGGCGCGGATCAGAAAGCCTTGACCGTCATGGAAGCCAGCCGACGGGCCGCTGCCGACAATCCCGATTACATAGCGTTTCAGGCTACCTTGTATCAGCGCGTCGGGAAGCATGCCGAAGCAGTTAAAGCCTATACAGAAGCTGTTACGCTTAATCCTCAGGAAGGACGCTGGTGGCTGGGCATGGGTATCTCGCTTGAAGCAGCTCAGGACTGGGATAGCGCCGAGAAGGCATATCAGCGTGCCATCGATAGCGGCGTGTTGGACAACAACCTGCTCAAGTATGCGCGCCAGCGCCTGACAATTGTTAAAAATAAGTAG
- a CDS encoding ComF family protein, translated as MIEEVDISLKESRRAWWPKICLLCHARTSAEKDFCTACDRSLPRTHAACPCCGAAGAVMGTQAANCGECQKHPPAFDDTRAVFRYTSPVDRLIQHLKYHDRLELSRVLGGYLAEHLLTLNDPLPDIILPVPLHVSRLRERGYNQSLEIARFVAKRLQIPLDWRGTQRIRPTAPQTELPRDQRRNNVHGAFTASKAFAGQRVAIVDDVMTSGHTVNALAESLLQSGARDVRVWVVARA; from the coding sequence ATGATAGAAGAAGTTGACATCAGCCTAAAAGAGTCGCGCCGCGCTTGGTGGCCGAAAATCTGCCTGCTGTGCCATGCGCGGACATCAGCGGAAAAGGATTTTTGTACGGCGTGCGATCGATCTTTACCGCGAACGCACGCGGCCTGTCCGTGCTGTGGTGCGGCGGGCGCGGTGATGGGAACACAGGCGGCAAATTGCGGCGAGTGCCAGAAACACCCGCCCGCCTTCGACGACACGCGCGCGGTTTTCCGCTATACCTCACCGGTGGACAGACTGATTCAACACCTGAAATACCACGACCGTCTCGAACTCTCGCGCGTATTGGGCGGGTATCTCGCTGAACATCTGCTAACACTCAATGATCCCCTCCCTGACATAATTTTACCGGTCCCACTGCACGTGTCGCGCTTGCGCGAGCGAGGTTACAACCAGTCGCTCGAGATCGCCCGGTTCGTCGCCAAGCGACTGCAAATCCCGCTCGACTGGCGGGGTACGCAACGCATCCGCCCGACGGCGCCACAAACGGAACTGCCGCGCGATCAGCGACGCAACAACGTGCACGGCGCATTCACCGCCAGCAAGGCTTTCGCCGGCCAGCGTGTTGCCATCGTTGATGATGTGATGACCAGCGGACACACTGTGAACGCCCTCGCGGAGAGCCTTCTCCAGAGTGGGGCCCGGGATGTGCGGGTGTGGGTCGTGGCGCGGGCTTGA